Part of the Mycolicibacterium mengxianglii genome is shown below.
GACAACGGGGTGAACTCGGTGCGGGAGAACACGGCCTCGACCGGCAGGCCGAAGACCTCACAGATCCGAAATGCCAGGTCCAGGCTCGGGTAGTGGTCGCCCCGCTCCAGTGCTCCCACGGTTTGCGGGTTCACCTCGATGCGTTCCGCCAACTCAGCCCGGCTCATGCTGCGCTCGGCGCGCAGCACGCGGATGCGGTTGTGGATCGGCAGTGCCGTCCCGCGCCGAACCGGACTCATGCAACCAAGTGTTAGGAAAACCCAACGATCTGTCAACTAGGTCAACAAGTGGCAGCCGTCGTACCCCCGCTGACCGTCAGTGCGGACTCTCCACCTGAGGGTCCTCCAGGAAGATCGGCCGGGTTCCGGTCTGGTGGGCCTTGCCGGTCATCCGAAGCT
Proteins encoded:
- a CDS encoding helix-turn-helix transcriptional regulator, producing MSPVRRGTALPIHNRIRVLRAERSMSRAELAERIEVNPQTVGALERGDHYPSLDLAFRICEVFGLPVEAVFSRTEFTPLSTEMYRRTTTEGGDLRA